The following nucleotide sequence is from Cellvibrio sp. PSBB006.
TTGTTGATGACATGAATACGCGGCGCTCCATTTATTAGCCTGTTGCACGGCCGGAGAGGATAACATCGCTTGGCCGAAGGTTTCGAATCGCTTAACACTTCCTTCATTAACTCGATGAATGTCTCAAAATCGCAACAAATGGCCCCGCCTCGCTGTCAATTAGCGGCTATATTTTATCTTTCAAGGGATGCTTGGTAAGACTTACGAAACCCCACCAAAAAGTGCTGGCACCAAGTTTTGTTATCTGGTAGCTTGCCTTCCCTTAAAAATCTGTGTGCTGGCCCCGGACGGTTGCTCTAACACCGCACGCCTCCGACAGCAACAGGCTTGAGCGGCACCAGTGCCGTATATCTGCTGGATTGAGGAAGTTAGACGAGGCGCCAAAATCATGCCGAAAAGCTCAACGAATACCGAAACCTTCGCGTTACGCCCCTTTGTTCCTTACAAGGAGAAAAAAGGCGAAGAGTATATGAATGCCAATCAGAAGGAGCATTTCAAACAGCTCCTGATGAACTGGAAGATGGAACTCATGGAAGAAGTAGACCGCACCATGAGCCACATGAAAGATGAAGCTGCCAATTTTCCTGATCCTGCCGATCGCGCCAGTCAGGAAGAAGAGTTCAGCCTCGAATTGCGCACCCGCGACCGCGAGCGCAAGCTGATCAAAAAGATCGACAGCACCATGGAGCTGATCGAAAACGACGACTATGGTTTTTGTAATGCCTGCGGCGTCGAGATCGGTATCCGTCGCCTGGAAGCACGTCCCACCGCCACCTTGTGCGTAGACTGCAAAACCCTGGACGAGATCAAAGAGAAGCAAATCGGCGGCTAATGCTGATGACTGTGGATGTTTTACATAAAGGGAGCCTATCGGCTCCCTTCTCATTTCCGGCCTTATGATCACCTCACTCGCCACCCTGTCTCCGTTAAATCCACCTGATACCTACGTTGGGCGTTTTGCGCCATCGCCCACCGGCCCTTTGCACTTCGGGTCACTGGTCAGTGCGCTGGTGAGTTACTTACATGCGCGAATGCATAAAGGTAGCTGGCTGGTCCGCATGGAGGATCTCGATCCACCGCGCGAACAGGCCGGCGCGGCGGATGCCATCCTGCGTTGCCTCGACGAGCACCAGTTGCATTGGGATGGCCCGGTGCTTTACCAAAGCCAGCGCTTATCCGCCTATGAAGAAGTGCTTGAGACCTTACGCAATGAGGATTTGCTCTACGCCTGTAACTGCACCCGCCAGGATCTGCAAGCCATGGGTGGCATCTACAATGGCCGCTGCCGAAACCGGACCATTGACCTGGATCAACCGCATGCCTGGCGATTGAAGCTGTATGACCTGCCCCCGGATTATGCAGCATTGGATCAGGATGTGTGCTTTGCAGACCTGATCCAGGGCGAGCAACGACAAAATCTGCGCGATACAGCGGGCGACCAGATCCTGAAACGCAAGGACGATTTATTTGCTTATCAGTTAGCCGTCGTCGTGGACGATATCGCGCAGCAGGTGACGCATATTATTCGCGGCAATGATTTGTTAGAGGTCACCGCCCGCCAGATTTTCTTTTTTCGCTTGCTCGGCGCAGCAGTTCCCGAATTTGGGCATGTACCTCTGGTACTCAACGAACAAGGGCAGAAACTGAGTAAGCAAAATCTGGCTCCGCCTTTGGACAGCACAAACGCGGGCAACAATTTATGGCATGCACTGCAGTTTTTAGGGCAGAATCCACCACTCGCTTTGATAAAAGCCAGCGCGACCGACGTACTGGAGTGGGGTAAGGCACATTGGCATATGAGCCACCTGAAACCAGGCAACCGGGCACCCTGAGACTGGCAGCAATGACTCAAGTACAAACGGGTCAGCCACAACTGACGTCACACACATCGGCAATACAGGAAACCCATCATGACCAATCAACGCCTTGTCATATTGCTGTTGCTGATTGCCTATATTTTCTCGCCGACGTTGTTTACCTGGATCATCAACCCCGAAGGCGCCTGGTACCGGCCTTACATTATCTGGGCCCTGGTTATTGTCATTGCGTTTGTTATCCAGTTACGCAAAAA
It contains:
- the dksA gene encoding RNA polymerase-binding protein DksA; its protein translation is MPKSSTNTETFALRPFVPYKEKKGEEYMNANQKEHFKQLLMNWKMELMEEVDRTMSHMKDEAANFPDPADRASQEEEFSLELRTRDRERKLIKKIDSTMELIENDDYGFCNACGVEIGIRRLEARPTATLCVDCKTLDEIKEKQIGG
- the gluQRS gene encoding tRNA glutamyl-Q(34) synthetase GluQRS, which encodes MITSLATLSPLNPPDTYVGRFAPSPTGPLHFGSLVSALVSYLHARMHKGSWLVRMEDLDPPREQAGAADAILRCLDEHQLHWDGPVLYQSQRLSAYEEVLETLRNEDLLYACNCTRQDLQAMGGIYNGRCRNRTIDLDQPHAWRLKLYDLPPDYAALDQDVCFADLIQGEQRQNLRDTAGDQILKRKDDLFAYQLAVVVDDIAQQVTHIIRGNDLLEVTARQIFFFRLLGAAVPEFGHVPLVLNEQGQKLSKQNLAPPLDSTNAGNNLWHALQFLGQNPPLALIKASATDVLEWGKAHWHMSHLKPGNRAP